One Gloeothece verrucosa PCC 7822 DNA window includes the following coding sequences:
- the msrB gene encoding peptide-methionine (R)-S-oxide reductase MsrB gives MVDKVEKTEQEWKEILTPEQFKVTRKKGTERAFTGQYHDNKEKGTYKCVCCGNELFSSETKYNSGTGWPSFWKPLKEENIKCEDDYALFMKRTEVLCAACDAHLGHVFNDGPKPTGLRYCMNSAALTFKKQEE, from the coding sequence ATGGTGGATAAAGTCGAAAAAACTGAACAAGAGTGGAAAGAAATTCTCACCCCAGAACAATTTAAAGTCACCCGCAAAAAGGGAACAGAAAGAGCATTTACAGGTCAATATCATGACAATAAAGAAAAAGGAACCTATAAATGTGTTTGTTGTGGCAATGAATTATTTAGTTCAGAAACAAAATATAATTCCGGAACCGGATGGCCGAGTTTTTGGAAACCTTTAAAGGAAGAAAATATTAAGTGCGAAGATGATTATGCTTTGTTTATGAAACGAACAGAAGTCTTATGTGCCGCTTGTGACGCTCATTTGGGTCATGTTTTTAATGATGGGCCGAAACCGACAGGATTACGTTATTGTATGAATTCTGCCGCTTTGACATTTAAAAAACAAGAAGAATAG
- a CDS encoding DUF3727 domain-containing protein yields MSSSQYNPDNELDDAEIVTLTDESGRSLECYIENALETEDVAYLLLMPIDTPVVILALDDEAEEDDLSETFLIEDETEIVKIFADAKAVLAELDLTLKHTAYTLTVSGELPPLEDEGILTLELNSEEQERLEPEELQFLASFYHLDQKYSIYTPLTPLLFLATYDNFGKIELVSPDDEDIQPILEDLLFDEMD; encoded by the coding sequence ATGTCCTCATCTCAATATAATCCAGACAACGAGTTAGATGATGCTGAGATCGTCACGCTGACAGATGAATCAGGGCGATCGCTAGAGTGTTACATTGAAAATGCTTTAGAAACTGAAGATGTTGCTTATCTTCTGCTGATGCCCATTGATACCCCAGTGGTTATTCTCGCTTTGGATGATGAAGCCGAGGAAGATGATTTATCAGAAACTTTTCTAATAGAAGATGAAACCGAAATAGTAAAGATTTTTGCCGATGCTAAAGCCGTATTAGCTGAACTCGATCTGACCCTCAAGCATACCGCTTATACCCTGACGGTAAGTGGTGAATTACCTCCTTTAGAAGATGAAGGAATTCTCACTTTAGAACTGAACTCAGAGGAGCAAGAAAGGTTAGAACCAGAAGAGTTACAGTTTTTGGCTAGTTTCTATCATCTAGACCAAAAATATTCCATTTATACCCCTTTAACTCCTCTACTGTTTTTAGCAACTTATGATAATTTCGGCAAAATAGAACTGGTATCTCCTGATGATGAAGATATTCAGCCGATTCTTGAAGATTTACTTTTTGACGAAATGGATTAA
- the surE gene encoding 5'/3'-nucleotidase SurE, protein MTTQKSLKLLITNDDGIFAGGVRTLANTLAQAGHQVTVVCPDRERSATGHGLTLHQPIRAQIVQGIFAPEVTAWSCSGTPSDCVKFALSAVLSERPDLVISGINHGSNLGTDILYSGTVSAAMEGLIDGITSIAFSLTSFSEDDFTPAAEFAVVLVALLAEQPLPQPTLLNVNVPAVPSQKIAGVKLTRQGLRRYQENFEKRLDPRGKNYYWLVGEVIEEISQPDHLHLPTHIPTDVQAIRDHYITITPLQYNLTDVQGFEHLDQANWFGA, encoded by the coding sequence ATGACCACACAGAAGTCATTAAAACTATTGATTACCAATGATGATGGGATTTTTGCAGGAGGGGTTCGTACATTAGCCAACACTTTAGCCCAAGCCGGCCATCAGGTGACAGTAGTTTGCCCTGATCGGGAACGATCAGCTACGGGTCACGGACTAACATTACATCAACCCATCAGGGCCCAAATTGTTCAGGGAATTTTTGCTCCTGAAGTCACTGCTTGGTCTTGTTCAGGGACTCCCTCTGACTGTGTTAAATTTGCCTTGAGTGCTGTCCTTTCTGAACGTCCAGATTTAGTGATTTCTGGCATTAATCATGGGTCTAATCTCGGGACTGATATCCTCTATTCAGGAACCGTTAGCGCCGCTATGGAAGGACTCATCGACGGCATTACCAGTATTGCCTTCAGTTTAACCAGTTTTTCTGAAGATGACTTCACCCCCGCCGCCGAATTTGCCGTCGTTTTAGTGGCTTTATTAGCCGAACAGCCTTTACCTCAACCGACTCTCTTAAATGTAAATGTGCCTGCCGTCCCTTCACAAAAAATCGCCGGTGTCAAGCTGACTCGACAAGGTTTAAGGCGTTATCAAGAAAACTTTGAAAAGCGCCTCGATCCCAGAGGAAAAAATTATTATTGGTTAGTGGGTGAAGTCATTGAAGAAATTTCTCAACCCGATCATCTCCATCTTCCTACCCATATCCCTACAGATGTTCAGGCCATTCGAGACCACTATATTACTATTACCCCTTTGCAATATAATCTGACTGATGTTCAAGGATTTGAACACCTTGATCAAGCAAACTGGTTTGGTGCCTAA
- a CDS encoding RNA-guided endonuclease InsQ/TnpB family protein encodes MTAPKDCEAARAFKFRFYPTKEQENILRRTLGCVRLVYNKALHERTQAWYERLERIDYCQTSAMLTSWKKQEDLDFLNEVSCVPLQQTLRHLQRAFANFFGKTAKYPRFKKKRSGGSAEFTKSAFKWKDGQVWLAKCKEPLTIRWSQQLPQNTEPSTITIKLDASGRWFISLLVRDESIEPLPKTDKVIGIDLGITSLITTSNGTKVSNPRHFNKLYKKLKRVQKAYSKTQKGSKNREKARLKVAKVHAKIGDSRRDFLHKLTTQLVRENQTIVVEDLAVRNMVKNSKLAKAISDCGWSEFVSQLEYKCQWYGRELVKIDRFFPSSKRCGNCGLVIDKLPLSVRSWECPECGTVHDRDINASRNILAAGLAVRVCGADIRPDRHKSKGQLRKTRIREGNKKPKS; translated from the coding sequence ATGACCGCTCCGAAGGACTGCGAAGCAGCACGCGCATTCAAATTCAGATTTTACCCAACGAAAGAGCAAGAAAACATTTTGCGTCGGACATTGGGCTGTGTGCGTTTGGTCTATAACAAGGCTTTGCATGAGAGAACACAAGCATGGTACGAGCGACTTGAGAGAATTGACTACTGTCAGACCTCCGCTATGCTCACCTCTTGGAAAAAACAAGAGGACTTGGATTTTCTCAATGAGGTTAGCTGTGTTCCTCTTCAGCAAACTTTGAGACACCTTCAGAGAGCTTTTGCTAACTTTTTTGGGAAAACCGCTAAGTATCCCCGTTTCAAAAAGAAAAGAAGTGGAGGAAGTGCAGAGTTTACCAAATCGGCTTTCAAATGGAAAGATGGCCAAGTTTGGTTGGCCAAATGCAAAGAACCATTGACTATTCGCTGGAGTCAGCAACTTCCGCAAAATACGGAACCATCGACGATAACTATCAAACTCGATGCTTCTGGTAGATGGTTTATTTCTCTTTTGGTTAGGGATGAGAGTATTGAACCCTTGCCAAAAACCGATAAAGTCATTGGAATCGACTTGGGGATAACCAGTCTGATCACCACAAGCAATGGGACTAAAGTTAGTAATCCTAGGCATTTTAATAAGCTCTACAAAAAGCTTAAACGAGTTCAAAAAGCGTATTCTAAAACTCAAAAAGGCTCTAAGAATAGAGAAAAGGCTAGATTGAAAGTAGCCAAAGTTCACGCGAAAATAGGGGATTCTAGAAGAGATTTTCTCCATAAACTGACAACTCAACTTGTACGTGAAAACCAAACGATAGTAGTTGAGGATTTGGCAGTTAGAAATATGGTCAAAAACTCTAAGTTAGCTAAGGCAATATCCGACTGTGGATGGTCTGAGTTTGTCAGTCAACTTGAATATAAATGCCAGTGGTATGGTCGTGAACTGGTAAAAATTGATCGCTTTTTCCCGAGCAGTAAGCGGTGTGGGAACTGCGGTCTCGTAATTGACAAATTGCCATTGAGTGTTCGCTCGTGGGAGTGTCCAGAGTGTGGAACTGTCCATGACCGCGACATCAATGCAAGTCGCAATATTCTGGCCGCCGGGCTGGCGGTGAGAGTCTGTGGAGCGGACATAAGACCTGATAGGCATAAGTCTAAAGGGCAGTTGCGAAAAACCCGGATTCGGGAAGGAAACAAGAAACCCAAATCGTGA
- the pheS gene encoding phenylalanine--tRNA ligase subunit alpha, translating into MTTSLSQIETDLQTLQQEADSAIALTTTLEELEQLRVQYLGKKGQLGQILKTMGKLSPEDRPRLGALANEVKEGLQTQLENQRQTLQQAQIQAQLAAETLDVTMPGVSRPIGRVHPLNNTIDRVLDIFVGLGYTVATGPHVETDYYNFEALNIPADHPARDMQDTFFLANGHLLRTHTSPVQIRYMETHQPPIRIVAPGRVYRRDTVDATHSAVFHQVELLAIDKGLTFTDLKGTLKEFIRQIFGEELPVKFRASYFPFTEPSAEVDVQWKGKWLEVLGCGMVDPNVLKAVGYDPEVYTGFAAGLGVERFAMVLHQIDDIRRCYQSDWRFLRQF; encoded by the coding sequence ATGACCACCTCCTTAAGCCAAATAGAGACAGATCTACAAACCCTGCAACAAGAAGCCGATAGCGCGATCGCCCTTACCACGACCCTAGAAGAATTGGAACAGCTACGGGTTCAATATCTCGGGAAAAAAGGACAACTTGGGCAAATTCTCAAAACTATGGGCAAGTTATCGCCTGAAGATCGTCCGCGCCTAGGTGCATTAGCCAATGAAGTCAAAGAAGGGCTACAGACTCAGTTAGAGAACCAACGTCAGACCTTACAACAGGCGCAAATTCAAGCCCAATTAGCCGCAGAAACCCTAGACGTAACCATGCCGGGGGTAAGTCGTCCGATCGGTCGTGTTCATCCCCTCAATAATACTATTGATCGCGTGTTAGATATTTTTGTGGGGCTAGGGTATACAGTCGCCACAGGGCCCCATGTAGAAACCGATTATTATAATTTTGAGGCGTTAAATATTCCGGCTGACCATCCGGCACGTGATATGCAGGATACTTTCTTTTTGGCCAATGGTCATTTGTTGAGAACCCATACTTCGCCGGTGCAAATTCGTTATATGGAAACCCATCAGCCGCCTATTCGCATTGTGGCACCAGGACGGGTTTATCGTCGAGATACCGTAGATGCCACTCACTCGGCCGTTTTCCATCAAGTAGAATTGTTGGCCATTGATAAGGGATTAACTTTTACTGACCTTAAAGGGACTCTCAAAGAATTTATTCGTCAGATTTTTGGCGAAGAGTTACCGGTTAAATTTCGGGCTAGTTATTTCCCGTTTACTGAACCTTCTGCGGAAGTGGATGTGCAATGGAAAGGCAAATGGTTAGAAGTGCTGGGTTGCGGCATGGTAGACCCCAATGTGTTAAAAGCTGTGGGGTATGATCCAGAAGTTTATACTGGTTTTGCCGCCGGTCTAGGAGTAGAACGCTTTGCTATGGTGCTTCATCAAATTGATGATATTCGCCGTTGTTACCAGAGTGATTGGCGGTTTTTGCGTCAGTTTTAA
- a CDS encoding 2OG-Fe(II) oxygenase yields MLINKALQDKISIYRKQFEEGKPFKHVVIDNFFDPDVAQTLLQEFPLFDPQKAISETGTLGGKSVHENLGEISINYQILAEHLGSTAFLDCISQLTGIEKLINDETFYGGGTHENLNGQELDPHVDFNLDERRWYHRRLNVIIFLNKEWEESWGGCLELHSNPREPDENQITALLPLFNRCVIFETNEYSWHGFTKIQLPAEKQHLSRKSISIYLYTKERPEDELAPPHTTFYIHRPLPPHIQPGKVLTQEDYQEIKVLLKRRDDLIHFYQKKELENSSELENIKMQIKRYLALKHQNLWKLWHLWIKLKKSSFPLF; encoded by the coding sequence ATGTTAATCAATAAAGCTTTACAGGATAAAATTAGTATATATAGAAAACAGTTTGAAGAAGGAAAACCATTTAAACACGTTGTTATCGACAATTTTTTCGACCCAGATGTGGCTCAAACACTGTTGCAAGAATTTCCCCTATTTGATCCTCAAAAAGCCATCAGTGAAACCGGAACCCTTGGCGGAAAATCCGTGCATGAGAATTTAGGAGAAATCAGCATTAATTATCAAATTCTAGCTGAACATCTGGGTTCGACAGCTTTTCTCGATTGTATTTCTCAACTGACAGGGATAGAAAAACTCATCAACGACGAAACCTTTTATGGAGGAGGAACTCACGAAAATTTAAATGGGCAAGAATTAGACCCTCATGTAGACTTTAATTTAGATGAAAGAAGGTGGTATCATCGCCGCTTAAATGTCATTATTTTTTTAAATAAAGAGTGGGAAGAAAGTTGGGGAGGATGTTTAGAATTGCATTCTAATCCCCGAGAACCCGATGAAAATCAAATTACAGCCTTGCTTCCTCTATTCAATCGCTGTGTGATTTTTGAAACCAATGAATATTCATGGCATGGCTTTACTAAAATTCAACTGCCTGCGGAAAAACAGCATTTATCTCGAAAATCAATTTCTATATATTTATATACCAAAGAAAGACCCGAAGATGAACTAGCCCCACCTCATACCACCTTTTATATACATCGCCCTCTTCCTCCTCATATTCAACCGGGCAAAGTCTTAACACAAGAAGATTATCAAGAAATAAAAGTTTTGTTAAAAAGACGAGATGATTTAATTCATTTTTATCAAAAAAAAGAGTTAGAAAATTCTTCTGAACTCGAAAATATCAAAATGCAGATTAAGCGCTATTTGGCTTTAAAACATCAAAACTTATGGAAATTATGGCACTTATGGATTAAATTAAAAAAATCTTCATTTCCTTTGTTTTAG
- a CDS encoding transketolase C-terminal domain-containing protein: MTLAKAAFPINLSAYKPLTLDPTNPTLTPEQKETLKANIQLCRDAIVFFTATGAARGVGGHTGGPYDTVPEVLILDSLFHSQPNKFVPIFFDEAGHRVGTQYLMAALEGSLPLEQLLHYREAHYHLPGHPELGLTPGVKFSSGRLGHMWPYVNGVALANPNKIVFCLGSDGSQQEGNDAEAARLAVAQKLNVKLIIDDNDVTIAGHPSSYLPGYSVSQTLQGHGVTILEGDGEDIDDLYRRICQAVTSVGPVAVINKRKMCVGIEGLEGSTHGHDVISVKLALAYLEKRGLTDAVDYLKSIQAPKQTYKFIGSGDNWGSNRNVFGDAVVSVLGKMNEQERKEKVMCIDNDLEGSCGLNKIHAAYPEIFVSGGIMERGNISAAAGFGMEEGKQGIFGTFSAFLEMCISEITMARLNKSNLLCHFSHAGIDDMADNTCHFGINNMFADNGLDDGYPTWLYFPADAAQMKACVESVFHQPGLRFIYSTRSKTPNILDANGKDFFGEGYTFTPGKDEVVREGSAGYIVTFGDALYRAVDAAERLKQEGINVGVINKSTLNVIDEETLAKVGASPFVLVVEPFNRRTGLGSRFGSWLLERGLTPKFAYLGTYKEGCGGLWEQYPFQGLDPEGIINKVKELVG, encoded by the coding sequence ATGACTTTAGCGAAAGCTGCCTTTCCCATCAATTTGAGTGCCTATAAGCCCTTAACCTTAGATCCCACCAATCCAACTTTAACCCCGGAGCAGAAAGAAACCTTAAAAGCCAATATTCAATTATGCCGCGATGCGATCGTTTTCTTCACGGCGACGGGAGCAGCAAGGGGTGTAGGCGGTCATACAGGCGGCCCCTATGATACAGTGCCAGAAGTCTTGATTTTAGATAGCTTGTTCCACTCTCAACCTAATAAATTTGTGCCGATTTTCTTTGATGAGGCCGGACATCGGGTAGGAACACAATATTTAATGGCGGCTTTAGAAGGGAGTTTACCTCTTGAACAACTGCTACATTATCGTGAGGCCCATTATCATCTACCCGGACACCCTGAACTCGGTTTGACTCCTGGGGTTAAATTTAGTTCTGGAAGATTGGGACATATGTGGCCCTATGTCAATGGGGTGGCTTTAGCAAATCCTAACAAAATCGTTTTTTGTTTGGGGTCTGATGGTTCACAACAAGAAGGTAATGACGCAGAAGCCGCCCGTCTGGCTGTAGCGCAAAAGTTGAATGTTAAACTGATCATTGATGATAATGATGTGACCATTGCCGGACATCCTTCAAGTTATTTACCGGGTTATAGCGTCAGCCAAACCCTCCAAGGTCACGGTGTCACCATATTAGAGGGAGATGGGGAAGATATCGATGACTTATATCGTCGCATCTGCCAAGCGGTTACCAGTGTTGGCCCTGTGGCTGTCATTAATAAGCGTAAAATGTGTGTAGGAATTGAAGGATTAGAAGGTTCTACTCACGGCCATGATGTTATTTCTGTCAAATTAGCCCTGGCTTATCTAGAAAAACGAGGACTCACCGACGCGGTTGACTATCTCAAGAGTATTCAAGCGCCCAAACAAACCTATAAGTTTATCGGTTCTGGCGATAATTGGGGTTCTAACCGCAATGTGTTCGGTGATGCGGTGGTGTCTGTACTCGGCAAAATGAACGAACAAGAACGCAAAGAGAAAGTCATGTGTATTGATAATGACTTAGAAGGTTCTTGCGGACTCAATAAAATTCATGCCGCTTACCCAGAAATTTTTGTCAGTGGCGGCATTATGGAACGGGGGAATATTTCTGCGGCTGCTGGGTTTGGCATGGAGGAAGGCAAACAAGGAATTTTTGGAACCTTCAGCGCCTTTTTAGAAATGTGTATTTCTGAAATTACCATGGCGCGGCTGAATAAATCTAATTTACTCTGTCATTTTTCCCATGCAGGTATTGACGATATGGCCGATAATACCTGTCACTTCGGAATTAATAATATGTTCGCCGATAATGGGTTAGATGATGGTTACCCCACTTGGTTATATTTTCCGGCAGATGCGGCTCAAATGAAGGCTTGTGTTGAGTCAGTTTTTCATCAGCCCGGTTTACGGTTTATTTATTCAACTCGTTCTAAAACCCCCAATATTCTCGATGCTAATGGCAAAGATTTCTTTGGAGAAGGCTATACTTTTACCCCCGGTAAAGATGAAGTAGTACGAGAAGGTAGCGCTGGTTATATTGTTACGTTTGGGGATGCTTTATATCGTGCTGTAGATGCCGCAGAACGTTTAAAACAAGAGGGCATTAATGTGGGAGTCATCAATAAGTCTACCCTCAATGTTATTGATGAGGAAACTTTAGCCAAAGTCGGTGCTTCTCCTTTTGTCTTGGTGGTTGAACCTTTTAACCGCCGCACGGGACTCGGTAGCCGCTTTGGTTCTTGGTTACTTGAACGGGGTTTAACGCCTAAATTTGCCTATTTGGGAACTTATAAGGAAGGTTGTGGCGGCTTATGGGAACAGTATCCTTTCCAAGGTCTTGATCCCGAAGGCATCATCAACAAAGTTAAGGAATTAGTTGGTTAA
- a CDS encoding DUF29 domain-containing protein, which translates to MVSPSQSISLKNLYEKDFYLWLLTMAKLLKEQRFNEVDLENLIEEIEAMGRSEKREIESRLITILEHLLKLIYWQAEKENNARGWRNTIVEQREQLNLVLKDSPSLKVRLDEIFGVCYQKAIKIIIRKYELPATMFPSEPCFSLEDVLNADYFPE; encoded by the coding sequence ATGGTCAGTCCCAGTCAATCAATATCTTTAAAAAATCTCTATGAAAAGGATTTTTATCTTTGGCTCTTAACTATGGCTAAATTACTTAAGGAGCAACGTTTTAATGAGGTGGATTTAGAAAATTTAATTGAAGAAATTGAAGCAATGGGAAGAAGTGAGAAGCGGGAAATAGAAAGCCGCTTGATAACAATTCTTGAACATCTTTTAAAATTAATTTATTGGCAAGCAGAAAAAGAAAATAATGCGAGAGGCTGGAGAAATACAATTGTTGAGCAAAGAGAACAATTAAATCTGGTTTTAAAAGATAGTCCTAGTCTTAAAGTCAGACTCGATGAAATTTTTGGGGTCTGCTATCAAAAAGCTATTAAAATAATTATTCGGAAATATGAATTACCGGCAACAATGTTTCCTAGTGAGCCTTGTTTTTCTCTTGAAGATGTACTCAATGCTGATTATTTTCCCGAGTAA
- a CDS encoding LL-diaminopimelate aminotransferase, with protein MATINDNYLKLKAGYLFPEIARRVNAFAEAHPEAKIIKLGIGDVTEPLPEACRQAMIKAVEEMGDRATFKGYGPEQGYAWLREKIALQDFQARGCEIDASEIFVSDGSKCDTGNILDIFGHNNTIAVTDPVYPVYVDTNVMAGHTGDVNEKGEYQGLVYLPMTAENNFTPDLPDQKVDLIYLCFPNNPTGATATREDLTKWVNYAKENGSIIFFDAAYEAFITDGSLPHSIYEIEGARDCAIEFRSFSKNAGFTGTRCALTVVPKTLKAKAANGEDVDLWKLWNRRQSTKFNGVSYLVQRGAEAVYSEEGQAQVKALINFYLENAQIICDKLSFAGLNVYGGVNAPYVWVKTPEGLSSWDFFDKLLQSANVVGTPGSGFGAAGESYFRISAFNSRENVEEATRRIIEKLKV; from the coding sequence ATGGCAACCATTAACGACAACTATCTGAAACTCAAAGCCGGTTATTTATTTCCCGAAATTGCAAGACGGGTTAATGCCTTCGCAGAAGCGCACCCAGAAGCTAAAATTATTAAACTGGGGATCGGCGATGTGACTGAACCGTTACCCGAAGCTTGTCGCCAAGCCATGATTAAAGCCGTTGAAGAGATGGGCGACCGCGCTACATTTAAAGGGTATGGTCCAGAACAAGGTTATGCTTGGTTACGGGAAAAAATCGCCCTTCAAGACTTCCAAGCGCGAGGATGTGAAATAGATGCTTCGGAAATCTTTGTCTCTGATGGTTCTAAATGCGATACGGGTAATATCCTTGATATCTTTGGCCACAATAATACCATTGCTGTTACTGATCCAGTTTATCCCGTGTATGTCGATACTAACGTGATGGCAGGACATACCGGCGACGTGAACGAAAAAGGCGAGTATCAAGGCTTAGTTTATCTGCCCATGACCGCCGAAAATAATTTTACTCCCGATCTTCCCGACCAAAAAGTCGATCTTATTTATCTCTGTTTTCCCAATAACCCCACCGGGGCAACAGCTACCCGAGAAGACTTGACAAAATGGGTAAATTATGCTAAAGAAAATGGGTCTATTATATTCTTTGATGCGGCTTATGAAGCCTTTATAACTGATGGGAGTCTTCCTCATTCTATCTATGAAATTGAAGGAGCAAGAGATTGTGCCATCGAATTTCGCTCTTTTTCCAAAAATGCCGGTTTTACGGGGACTCGTTGCGCGTTGACGGTGGTTCCGAAAACCCTAAAAGCTAAAGCGGCTAATGGAGAGGATGTAGACTTATGGAAATTATGGAACCGTCGTCAGTCTACTAAGTTTAACGGGGTTTCTTATCTTGTACAACGCGGCGCTGAGGCGGTTTATTCCGAAGAAGGTCAGGCACAAGTGAAGGCATTAATTAACTTTTATCTGGAAAATGCCCAGATTATTTGTGATAAATTGTCTTTTGCTGGTTTAAATGTTTATGGGGGTGTTAATGCGCCCTATGTTTGGGTGAAGACTCCCGAGGGTTTGTCGAGTTGGGATTTCTTTGATAAGTTGCTACAATCGGCCAATGTGGTAGGAACGCCGGGGTCCGGTTTTGGTGCGGCGGGTG